ATAGGGAGAAAAATGAGTTCCGAAACTACCAGATGTTGGACGCTTTGGATAAGCATTTGGAAATAGAATCGACTCCTGAACTCTTGTACAATCGGTTGGCTAGGAGGGAGGAGAAGGCCCACACCAGCATGGGCGAGTTTGGGGCCTGGAGTGTAGGCCACATTAGTGCGGGAGCTATGCTCCCGCTTCACGGCTACTTCGCGAGATTCCTTAAGTTTGTGGGAATCGCGCCGTTCTAACTCCTGCCCCAAGCCTACAAGTTGCTTGCGGGGTGGCGCATTTTATGTGCGTCTAAGGAGATCTCGGCGCCTACCCCCGTgaaggtgctatacttctataaCCTAGAGCTGCAACTTAACATCAAAGACAATACCCGGGATGACTTCTACATATTGAAGCCCCACCGCAACTATGTGGCTCCTCATTGCACCTagaagcaccccccggatgtcagacacTACTAGTTCATGACATCTAGGTTTCttctggagaagaaccccacgttgGTGCTGGACTTCCAATGCGTGGGTAAGTTGTTTTCCTCCTAACTTCTTTTCGTTTACCCTTTGTTTTGTCTGTTCCTCACTCATGCTCCTGGAAAACAGGATCGTATGCCCAAACTCTCCTTACCAAATCGATTCTGGATCGAAAGAAATATTACGCCAACTTGAGCATGGAGGAGCTGGACATGGGGGACTACGTgaacacatcgccacctaagctctccactcaaggctgggtgagcttttcattccctttacctgcaccacatagcacccatgagccaaggctcagcaagaaaacttattactgtatgtatacaatatcaataaatgattatgataatcatactagggCTTGCAACCCAATCAGATAAATGAACATTAACAATGATTCTGGTAATTATGTTTGGGCCTAGCCCTAATAAGATAAGTGACTAAGGAGTCACGcacttgggttccacaccctaaccaggtaagtgactatggagtcatgaacttgaatcaaataagtaactaataagtcatgaacttgggcttcgcaccctaagccatgtgacgttacagtcacttgaaccttttggctctggctctaagtagctagcctttagactatacaagcgcttttattttcatcgaacttaaggttggtcaagcatttcatgcttatgatgataatgcttatgtcgattagatctaatctttttggcttgcgttaaacacactaataccattcttgactcataagtcaataccatacgaccagtgcttagtactactgccgaacttaactaataagtcacaacttcataatcaatactgacaccattgtcgtttcctgactcataagtcagtgccatacacagataagcaaagctgctatgcatttactatgcaatcaatgtcaatacatagagcactcaacatgcttcatcaataaccatgcatgtcacatattgggtgaagttttcttacctcaaacttgagcgTAAAATAGGTTAAGAATGATCCCGTCCTTTGGCGCTTAGCGGTCACGTAGTCACAAACATAAATGGTGTCTCAATAAGTTTGAATTCCAAAACCTaatcctgggaccaatcccgcactctcgggacctccaattccaccaaacagggtggtggaatcgccCCCGAGCCCTAAGGCCGAAACTCCAAAATGTACCCAAAAGCATGCCTTGGAAAAACAGAGCAGCGCTACCTTCCAGGCGCTCTAGCGCTACAGACAGAGTTGCCACCACCTGaccagcgctgtagcaccctatactgggcgctgtagcgccaaAACCAGAGTTTCCAAACTCTGGGTTTTTCTCTTCGTGTTCTCCGAGTTTCAAACCTCAAAAACTGaccccaaacctcaaccaaacccacaaatgaacccaaaaaccagttcTACGTGtcttaaacatcaaaacccaatcaaactttccCAGAAACCTCATTGATTCCCAAAACTAGCATCAAACTATAAACTCTGTAAAAACTGCAAAAATAGAGGAAAAACTTAAGATCAAAGCTTGGAGAATCATTACCTCAAGAATTCAAGAGCTTCCTAGCAATCTCCCAAACAATTCCCTAGCTTAAACTTCTCAAATCCAAGCTTTTTCCACCAAAgaaaagatagagagagagagagagagagagagatgatcgaGTGATGGAGAAGAAAAGCCTATGTTTTTGCCTTAACCTTCTACAACTTTCTAACTTAACATATAACCATTGGTCAAAAGATCAAAATGCCCTTATGTCAATTAAAACCCTCTCAAGGCTAACAAGGGCAAAAGTGTCCTTTCTTAACTAtcctgttaattataattaacatcctttaattcctgttattcccaatattttcaaataataattaaatcatatctcattaccctataattcccagtaatatgctaagcatcaaattaccccaagactcaccccgagcccggtaaataaccccattatgaccaaaccactaacttacattctaagattgtctcatgccgaaaagctcgagcatatccacataataatgtggcctcatccataaatcaccaacatgcatggaaatatacaaatatgccatcaatgaGCCaaataccaaaatgcccttataatgaaaagtggacccacatgcatgcatttatcatcatataataatataactcacataatcattttaattgcataataaatcaattatagcccTCCCGCCCCCCTAATCCAGACAtaaagccacattagggaatttgggtcgttacagatatgGCATTCCGAGTCCGGGTGCCTGCACAATTGGGGCCCCATGAAGGGTCTGTGCTCCTAGACCTGTAGCGTACCCTCTCGGACCTGTAGCGTACCCTCAATCCATTTAGACGGTTGAGCCTCACCCTTACTCGCGTCCCGGATGATGCCATTGAATTGGGACCGGGATGAGGAGCTAGACGTGGACCTTCGTCCCGATTCCCTCGTTATGGTGGCACCCGTTGAACAATCTTGGGCTCGCTGACGTTCGGGCCACTAGGCCCCTCGTCCTCCCTATCCATTGGGCTTGGGCTGGGCCTTTGATCTTTATGAAAGAGCCCCTAGACCCAATATATTGTGCCACGTGTTCCAGGATAAAACGGGGATAACAACATCTATTATATATTACGTACATATATTTACACACACGCTCAacccatttcttttttttttatttgtttatctttatttatattgttgaGTCAGTCATTTGTACTCATTTTctatttgttatttatttatttatacatataaacatTGAGTTCTTTTAGTAATATATATGTACATTAAGTTAATAATCATGAAGTcatattttcttttgttatttgttatatatttatatactagatacaagcattgtgcacgtttgcttaattttatttatagaatttattaattatttttagtaaatttgtatcattgttatataaatttcaaataaataaataatattatatataaaagaatgacataaacatattaaaagaaaaattaaaccaaaatgttgtttacgattttttttttaaatatatgtatataatatgataacattttttaacataaatgataatttttttaataaaaattaagattatgtattattattattaatataatgatattttagaatatttaaatttatattaatataagtataaaatataaagtcttgtattatatattattataataatgatattttataacatttgaatttaaatttacatttacattaatataattaataaatatatatttttaattattttaaaggtATATACTactaaatatttagaatattccgttaaagttagcaaatcaaaccgttaaaaccaagaattttcgttatctaaaCATTTTTTAATAGAAGTggtatatactagatacaagcaacgtgcaatgcacgtttgcttagttttatttatataatttattaaatttgtattattgtcatataaataaataatattgtatataaaaaaataacataaacatattaaataaaaaattaaaccaaaaaactatttatgattttttttaaatatatatataatatgataatatttttaaacattattgatatatttttttaataaaaattaagattatgtattatatattattataataatatttaaatttatattgatataagtattaaatatctagtcttgtattaaatattattacaataataatattttataatattttaattcatattaatataattagtagaaaataggattatatattattatcataataatattttattatatttaaatttatattaatatagttattaactatctagttttatattatatattattataataattatattttataatatttgaatttaaatttatactaatataattattatatatgtagttttatattaaatattattataataatgatattttataatatttaaattttaatataattgataaatatatatttttaagttagttttaaagatatattctattaaatatttagaatatttcgttaaagttaagataacaaactgttaaaatcaagaattctcgttatctacacacttattatatagaagagatattgtAATTATAAATGAATACGAGAGCAAATAAAAAATAGTATATTTTTCAGGTTAGAGAATTTTAGAAAAAGCTTGTGATGTTTTTCTTTctctcaatatttttttaaaagatttttttttcattatttgatCAAAAAAATGATGTCCTATTATTTCTTAAATAGTAATTTTTAAATTTACATTCATGCTATATACATAGAATAGTAAAATgcatagttatatatatttttttaaaatgactaATTAAgccttttgttttaaaataataaagaagTGAGTTGATAGATTTAATTATAATGACATAAATGTAATAAAGTTAAAATATCATGactatttattatataaaaataaacatttttaaaaaaatgatacgTGTTAGTAGATTATAAAGAGACTACAAAAGAGAGTGTGTTATAGTCTCCTTAGTATTCATCCCCATTAAAATATGATGAGTGCTAAGTAAACTTTATATTGCATTTTCTTTTACACTTTCATTCATTCATGTATGATGTAtggatattatttaatttttatattataattttttaaaaataattagtggAATAGACGTGTCCTATTGATTTAAAAAAGTACAAAAAATAGTATAATATATAGTGTATTTaacatttttcttaaaatatatctaatttgatgaatatattttaaaattaaagtgTCAACTTGGCATTATCAACCAACACCATCAAAGAACATAGCCTTAACTCTTTATAATTATATCTCCCACtttactttttttctttctttctaccAAACTTAACAAAATTGACAATTGTCAAGAATGAATATATTACATTTATgaagtcataaaatcatagatcAAAACTAAAACTTATGTTAATTCCAAAAAATTGAACAACCTTCTTCTATTCTTATTCATATTTTGATTGATCAGATTCAATACCAAAAATTATTAAGATATACTTTGACAATGCAAACTTGCTTACCATCACAAATCAGAGACACATATATAAAgtctataattatttaaaatactaatttatttgagtaaattttattattaaaatgattTAGCCCAAATTCACCTATTTATTatctttatttatataattttcatgttttcataattattatattatatgaaaatttaatattaaaatgcATTATTGTTGCTCTAACACTATTAATATATTTATGGTGTGTTTACTTGCATGTAATCAAAATAATTTACAATCAAATTCACCTCTAAAAGTATTAatgaatcaaaatcataataaACTATATACTTTACTAGCAGGAATGAGACTCAAATCCAATAGCATTCCcgttaatatatttattttactttGGAATAAGAATTACTAAGTTACAAATTTCAAAATTactattatataaaattaatacaaaAGATATTTTCACAAATTTGTATTAAAGTAGTAATGGGAATGACAATCCTCCAATCTCATAAAATTACTAATTTTATTCCTTAATCATAAATTTATATGGGCCTACATAATTCATTCTCATTCTTTAATAATTTTGGGTAAGTATACATGAGTAATCATACTCATTCTCCATTCCCTTTTCCTAATTATATAAGTAAGAACAAACAACCCTATAGCCTCCCATTATTTTCCAAAAATTGTCAGTTATACCCTATGTTTTGCATTTGTATCTACTTGCCACATTACTTACAAAATAGGTTATTATTTACATCATTCTTCATTTTAGCCCAcagcttaaaaaaataatttttccacttttgtttttttaataattaaaaaaataactataaatatatattactcTTTAATTACATCAACCTTAAAAAAACTACCAATCCAACTTTTTATTTTTCCCATGCTATATATATGAGCATCAATGCTCAtaatgcttatatatatatatagctaaataaaaatggtaaaaataaaaaGTTGTATTGGTTGTTTTTTTTTAAGAGTGGTGCTTGACTGCAAGtaaagattaatatatatatatataaatatttatagttatttttttaattattaagagAAATCAAAGTGGGGAAATAATATTTTTGACCGTGGGCTAAAATGAAGAATAGATGGGAAATGACAACTCTTGGCAAATATAAGTAAACATATTAGTGTGTAATACTTATTATGAGTAAATTCTATAACATTACTTTATATGAAACTGTCCGAAAAAACTAACAAGTGTGTTTCACCTACCTTACTAATCATCATTTTTAACTTCTTCCAAATAACCCAACTTATCCAAATGCATTTTCATCTTTCTTTCCCATCGATTTTTCTTTTGTCTGTActttcttttcaatttctgacCTGAAAACCAGTCTTTTCTTTTGACTTAGGAACTAAAGAAAGACAGGAAAGAGAAGCACTGGTGGTGCAGTGGTACGGGTGCCCTATACCAGCTTAGCTACTTTACCAGGCGGAGACGCTCACTCTCACTACCTCTCCTACGGCCACACCACTCCTCCGGCCTCTGCCCTCGGtcactcacctttctattattaGCTCTCTCCTCCTTCGTCCTGGTCAACCCAAAAAATCTCTATTTTGTTGAATACTCGAGCTGAACAATCTCTGGATCAGAATCTCCCAATAACAAAGTAAgtcaattttcttttattttttccaaTTATTTTCTTTGACCCAGGACCCGAAGTTTAAATCATGTAACCATCTTCTATATCAACCCAACAAAAAAACTATCGATTTGCTTTCCCTCTAACTGTTTTCTTTTCCTTAACCTGAATTTGTAGCTGGGATTTCAATGGTTGGAGAAAACTTTCCCTCCTTTTGGCTTCTGAGAAATTTTAAGAGAATTTGAAGTTGGAAATTTCACGATTATGAACCCCAATTTCGACTTGTAATGATTTTTTGAACTTTGTTAACATTTTCTCGAGTGCCATTTAGCTCCCAAACTGTATAATTTGGTTTCTTTAATCGGACTTGAAAAGTGTGATTTCACTATTTTATCAGTGTATACGTTTTAGCAGATTTCTATGTAGTCTTTTTTTTTCTCTGGTGAAATGTAGTTTGATATGACTGGGAAACAAATATTGGGCTTAGTGTTTTTCTCTTAATCGGTCTCATGATTTAAAGAGGGTTTTATGCATTTTGACAAATTCAGCTAGAACTCACATATTTGAGTAGGTTACAATTTCAAAACTTTAACATTTATAGGTTGATATATTGGATCCTGCAAATGTTATCCTTGGATAGTTTTCTTTCTTTCAATGCTGTTGACTAATACAAAATATGGTCACAGTGGATGATCACCCTTCTATAATTGAAGATGATGGGGATACCTTAGAGAACTCCAATGGAAATGAGATTGTAATAGCTGAGGAATGTTCAGATATGGAGCCATACGTAGGTATGGAATTTGAATCCGAAGAGGCTTCAAAAGTCTTCTATGATGCATATGCCACACAGTTGGGATTCATTATGCGCGTTGATGCGTTCCGTCGATCAATGCGTGATGGGAAAGTTGTTTGGCGTAGACTAGTGTGTAATAAAGAGGGTTTTCGCAAGCTGAGGCCTAAAAGAAGTGAGAATAGGAAGCCTCGAGCTATCACAAGAGAAGGGTGTAAAGCAATGATAGTGGTAAAGAAGGAGAAATCAGGAAATTGGGTTGTGACAAGATTTGTAAAGGAACATAATCATCCACTAATAATCACTCCTGCCAATGGTCGTCGGAGTGTGGTTCTATCTCAAACGCCAGTGAGTGCTAGCTTCTCTTACAAGTAGTATTTAAATATTGCATAGCATTTTCTGTCTAATTTTGGATTAGCAGCGAACTTCCAAACTTCAGATAGGATGCATAATTTGGATTGATGAAATCATTTTAATTCATCCATATACAAAATTTTGGTCAAGTCTGTCATTTCTTATAATTTAAGCCATTCAGTTGTCGAGTATATTGATCTAAAATAAGTTGAAGTTAACTTTTGATTATTGAATGTTTTATTTGCTTAACCTATTGATAAGTTGTgcttttcacaagtttttttgacccttttcttCAAAATGTGGCGGAAgtatcatttatttatatatgctCTGTTGTATCCAAGTGAAGAATGAATGTTTTACCTGTGTAGTTTCAATTCTGCTTCTTGGTTCCTGTGACATCCATTTAGTTTTTTCTACTTTCCAATCTTCATATGTCATAATACTTGCCAAATTAGTTGACCTTAAAGATACTTTAAGcgagttttttaatttttcagtGTTGCTTTATAGACTTCCCCAGATGTTACGTTAGACAACCTTCTATACCCCTTTACTGGAATCTGAGGCCTTGGAGTTTACAGAAATTGGAGAACCTGTCAAATAATTAGCTTGTAGGTTTAGTGtgctttttctttatttctaCTAAAGCTGGAAAACTTTACGCACAAAATggtttttataagtattaatgcATTGGTCAGTAGCTATTATGAGTAACAAATAACCCTGCATTTGCCTCATTGATGAAGGCAGGACTTGGAAAATCATCTCTCTTACTCTAAATTTTTTCATgtaatattttcatatattgGTTGTTGTGGAATCTAATTTAGTTTACTTTGCTTCACCAATTGTTCTGTTTCATTGTGTATTTTATGTATTAGTTGAGATTTGAACTTGCAGATAGTGAGGCATCATTGTAAAAAATTTAACATCACATTCTCAATAATAGTTTTTCGGTTCCTCGCATAACTTTTTCTTTCCCATTTTTTTGGTGGGTCTTTTTATGTCAATAGGACGATAAAGACGTGAAAATTCGAGAACTGACTGCTGAATTGCAGCGAGAGCGGAAACGATCTGCAGCTTTTCAAGAACAGCTTGATATGGTACTAAGGGATATGGAGGAGCACTCTAACCACCTATCAAGAAACATAGATGATATAGTTGAAAGTGTGAAAAAAATAGAAGGGAAGAAAGTGGCTTTTTCTCACAGCTAACTGTTGTAAAGTGTTTGATTATGTGTCTTCTTAATCATTTTGTACAATTTCATCTGTGCCATTGTTTCGAGTCTGAGACTGAATTTTGACATCTTAGGCTTAGAATTCTTAGTTCAGATATTATTTCTGACTCTGTACTTGTAAAAATTGCACATCTATAACTACTATTAGTGAAATGTTATTATTGACCACACAATGTCCAAACTAGTGAAACTACTTTATTGTATTAAGCTATTTTTTGCTGTCTTTTCAACAAACCAATTTTCAGTGGATCTTAATTTGTAAAAACCCCAACTTTTCAATCCATGCTCATACATAGTACATACACAGAAACCAGTCAATATTTTTGAAAGCCACGAGAAACAACCATGTGATAAAAGTTAAACAACATTGTTTCTAGAAAACGACAATAGGTAAGGAAACGACAAAGTGTTAAAAAACGACAACTTATTCATAAAAAAAACGACACCTTGCAGATTATATGTAATTGAGTAAACTGCATGGACTTTGAAAAGAAAAACTACAAACTTATTGGGAGCTTCTTGGTAGGGCGTTGTTTTTAATTTGTACTATATAAGATATTCTatcaaattttgaataatttatgattttaaaaTCACCGTTCAAAAAATCAGTTGCACGCATGTCTATTTCTATTTCATCTCTAAACTCTAAAACAAACATCCATGTATTTAATTGTTTAAACATTGATTTTGACACggaaattatttagaatttcctaAATTTGTTAAGATGTTagttataactacaatgtacattcTTATATATATGCTAGATACAATCAATGTCCAATATGtacatttgtttaattttatttataaaatttatcaattatttttattaaatttatattaatgtcatataaattttaaaataaatatcatattttaattaaataatttatttatttatttttgtttaagtttatgtttgttctaatttttgaatttagaagtgacaacaagagattatatattatatgtttaatgtaatattaaatattataagtgtattttaaatttaaatttcttgtctgtttaaaaaaaataattttttgttaattcacaatagattatattatttgtttaatatgatattattataataaatgagtttaagtttaattaaattttatttaagttataaaacatatgattttattatttttaaataatcatcattgtaaaaatactcaaaaatatcaaattttaatttgtttaattatttattattttaaaataattatcattgtaaaatatctggaaaaatatcatatttgaacttgtttaattatttattatttttaaataattatcattgtaaaatatctcaaaaatatcttattttaatttttttaattaattattttattctatttaagtttaagtgtttacaaactactgttaaatataataatattctgttaaagttaatattaaaaaaaataaaaaactgttaaaaccaaaaatttctgttatctacacacttattatatagaagagatatatatatatatataaaaaattagttATAATTTCTACACATGCCAAAAATAAAAGACGTCTTAAAATTAAAAATGATGCCGCAACCAAAAAAATTTCCCAAACTTATTACATGGACAtgctaataaagtttttttttaaaataaaaaacgtATCCAAATTTATTGTTTATCAATTTtctataaaataaacaaataattacaTCAGTATTCAGTagtaaataatatataaattgcAAGACAAAAAAACCGTCCACAATGAATTCACTCATTTTCTTCTCATTATCCTAAAATTCAATCTCCATATAATGTTTGGTAAAGTCTTTTCCTTCTTATTTTTCCTAGGTATTTTTTTCCAGTTAAAGAAAAAATGACAATGCATTACTCGatttcaataaatatatatatatatatatatttatatatatatatataataaatctaTATAAATGCTCTACATAGTAACATAACTTCAATATTTAAAGGTGGGGTGGTTATCATTACAATAAATCAACCTAGTTAGTCTTAAAAAAAAGTTCATTTGGAGTCCAAATATAAAtaacttttttcttttaatttaattgaatacAACCATATATGGAATGTACTTTTTTTCAGCATTGCTATTAATACAGGTGAATATTGAGTGCCTAAGTTAACACACACATGTACCTCTTAACGCAAGCATTTTCTTTTCTAGACTTCAATTATATTATTAAGTTTTGTAATAGTTTTTCATTAGTAAATTATCAATATTGgactttattatttattctaCAATTCATGggttcaaataattttttttctcccGTAAAACTACAAAGtttgtaaaaaaattattcaaaagcTAGCAAACGTTTCGGCTTCATAGTAGATGAACTATAATGCTCTCTTCTCTAAAATAGAGTAGAGAAATatgaaaaaatatcaaaattatccATCCATGGAGTGAGCTATTTTAGCTCAAGTTTTAAAGAGTGCTAGAGTTGAGCATCATCCCAATAAGATCATCTACTTTATCCTTCAAAATGCattactaatatttttttttattttacatcaaatatttatagggtttatacttttttgaacctgtgtttttttttattacctgtttggaccctgtgttttgacaaattactttttggaccctatgttttgtaaaatagttaaaatagaaccctaaactcaattttgatgaagaaaaaattgaatataacaacacagttttta
The genomic region above belongs to Humulus lupulus chromosome 1, drHumLupu1.1, whole genome shotgun sequence and contains:
- the LOC133786073 gene encoding protein FAR1-RELATED SEQUENCE 5, which produces MDDHPSIIEDDGDTLENSNGNEIVIAEECSDMEPYVGMEFESEEASKVFYDAYATQLGFIMRVDAFRRSMRDGKVVWRRLVCNKEGFRKLRPKRSENRKPRAITREGCKAMIVVKKEKSGNWVVTRFVKEHNHPLIITPANGRRSVVLSQTPDDKDVKIRELTAELQRERKRSAAFQEQLDMVLRDMEEHSNHLSRNIDDIVESVKKIEGKKVAFSHS